One genomic window of Deltaproteobacteria bacterium includes the following:
- a CDS encoding Crp/Fnr family transcriptional regulator, with the protein MMKSREILKKSPLFSGLNDRELGQVESAGIRKEFQKGQLIFAEGQKATGFFVNLSGQIKVYKLSADGREQILHIILPPEAFAEAALFAGSTYPAFAESLTKTQVLYFPKEDFLGLVRENPQLCLNMIGGLSLWLRRFVDLVEELSLKDVSARVSKYLLDVSIRSGRKEEDGIVFELEVSKTQLASRLGTVSETLSRVFRKLRAGGIIRVEGQKIVILDREGLEKISSGILL; encoded by the coding sequence ATGATGAAATCAAGAGAAATTCTGAAGAAGTCACCGCTCTTTTCCGGCCTGAACGATCGGGAACTCGGCCAGGTCGAATCCGCAGGCATAAGGAAGGAGTTCCAGAAGGGGCAGCTCATATTCGCCGAAGGCCAGAAGGCGACGGGTTTTTTCGTCAACCTTTCCGGTCAGATCAAGGTCTACAAGCTCTCGGCCGACGGGAGGGAGCAGATCCTCCATATTATTCTTCCCCCGGAGGCCTTTGCAGAGGCTGCCCTCTTTGCAGGCTCCACATACCCTGCCTTTGCAGAATCCCTCACCAAGACCCAGGTGCTGTATTTCCCTAAAGAAGACTTTCTCGGTCTTGTCCGAGAGAATCCTCAACTCTGTCTGAACATGATCGGGGGGCTTTCCTTGTGGCTGAGGAGGTTTGTCGACCTTGTCGAGGAACTCTCCTTGAAGGACGTCTCTGCCAGGGTTTCCAAATACCTCCTCGACGTCTCCATCCGATCGGGCCGCAAGGAGGAAGATGGGATCGTCTTCGAACTGGAAGTCAGCAAGACCCAGCTCGCCTCCAGACTCGGAACGGTGAGTGAGACCCTCTCCCGGGTGTTCAGAAAGCTCCGCGCAGGGGGGATCATCCGGGTGGAGGGCCAGAAGATAGTCATCCTCGACCGAGAGGGGCTGGAGAAGATCTCCTCGGGAATTTTGTTGTAG
- a CDS encoding nitrous oxide-stimulated promoter family protein produces the protein MEYIHAGGTALKLGKKEERDIRTLIRFVHIFCKENHKERDRRPFSLPFEEAAPLVDRGISLCESCSELLTYGIGKRLRCPHDPKPMCKKCETQCYSRKYREAVREVMRFSGPYLIKRGRLDLLYHYLV, from the coding sequence ATGGAATACATCCATGCGGGAGGAACCGCTTTGAAGCTGGGCAAGAAGGAAGAAAGGGATATCCGGACCCTCATCCGCTTTGTCCACATCTTCTGCAAGGAGAACCATAAGGAACGGGACAGAAGGCCCTTTTCCCTCCCTTTTGAAGAGGCGGCTCCCCTCGTGGACAGGGGGATCTCTCTTTGTGAGTCCTGCTCAGAGCTTCTCACTTACGGTATAGGGAAACGCCTCCGGTGCCCCCACGACCCGAAGCCCATGTGCAAGAAGTGCGAAACCCAGTGCTACAGCCGCAAGTACAGGGAAGCGGTCCGGGAGGTCATGAGATTCTCCGGTCCCTACCTGATCAAGAGGGGGAGGCTCGATCTCCTGTATCACTATCTGGTCTAG